Sequence from the Luteibacter aegosomaticola genome:
GCTCAGTGAGGTTTCCCCGCTGATGCTGGCATTGACCATTGTCCATGGCGTCGCCATCTTCTGGGTGCGCGCGTCCAGCAAACGCACCCAACCGGCTTCCACCGGGATGTTGTGCGCCGCCGACAACGAGTCCCCGAGCACCAGCACCTTCCGCGGCTCTGCCGCGTGGGCGATGGCGCAGCAAACCATAAGCAGCAACAGGACCAGGCTACGACGCATGAGCGATTCTTCCCGTGTTCTTCTCGAAGTGGCGGATGTTAGCAAGTCGGTCTTCGGGCCGGAGGGGCAGCTGGATATCCTGTCGGGCGTGAACCTGGCAGTGGCCGCGGGCGAAAGTTTCGCGATTGTCGGCGCATCGGGTTCGGGCAAGACGACCCTGCTTGGCTTGCTGGCCGGCCTCGATGTGCCCACCGCGGGAAGCATTCGCCTTGATGGTCAATCGCTTGGCGCGATGGATGAAGAGGCCCGCGCTGCGGTTCGCCGCCGGCTCGTCGGGTTCGTCTTCCAGTCCTTCCACCTGCTGCCCGCCCTCACGGCGGAAGAAAACGTCATGCTGCCGCTGGAGCTCGAGGGCGACGACCATGCCCGCGAACGCGCCCACGCCGCACTGGAAGCCGTGGGGCTCGCGGCGCGACGCCGCCATTACCCAGCCCAGCTCTCGGGCGGTGAGCAACAACGCGTAGCCCTGGCGCGGGCCTTTGTTCACCGGCCTCGCATCCTGTTCGCCGACGAGCCCACCGGCAACCTCGACCAGCACACCGGTGAACACGTGGGCGACCTGCTGTTCGACATGAACCGCGAACACCACACCACCCTGATCCTGGTCACGCACGACCCACGCCTTGCCGCACGCTGCGCCCGGCAGGCGGAATTGCGCGAGGGCCGCCTCGGGGTACCCGCATGAACGTGACGCGGCTGGCCCTGCGCACGCTGCGCCGCGAATGGCATCTTGTCGAGCTACGCACGCTGGCCGCCTCGCTGGTGCTGGCCGTCGTAGCCCTCGGCGTAGTGGCGACGCTCTCCACGCGCATCGAGCGCGGCATCCTGGCCAGCGCCGCCGAACTTATCGGCGGTGACGTCGGTGTTTCGGCGCCCGCGCCGTTACCCGACGCCATGGGTGCATCGGCCCGCGACGACGGCCTGACGATGACCCGCGGCGCGCAGTTTCGCAGCGTGGCCTTCGTGGGTGAGCACAGCCAGCTGCTGGACGTCCTCGCCAGCGATGCGGCTTACCCCTTGCGCGGCACGCTTGAGGTCAGCGGTGCCGACGGCAAAACCCGCGTGGCGCACGGCCCTCCGCGTGGCGAGGTCTACCTCGACCACCGGGCCATGGTGGGCCTTGGTATCGCACCAGGCCAGCGCGTGCAGATCGGCGGCCAGGATCTCACCGCCTCCGCCGAACTGGTCCGCCAGCCCGATGGTGGCGAACTGTTCGCACTGGCGCCGCGTGCGGTCATGAACCTCGATGACGCCAACGCTGCTGGCCTGCTCGGCGTCGGCAGCCGCGCGCGTCATCGCCTGTTGGTGTCCGGCACGCCGGCCGCCGTCGCGCGCTGGCGCGCCAGCGTGGAAGACGGGCACCTGCCCGCCGGCGCCGACCTGATCACCCCCGAAAAGATGCAGGAGCGCATGCGCAGTGCGTTCGATCGCGCCAGTGCATTCCTTCGCCTGACAGCCTTGTTGTCCGCGTTGCTCTCCGGCGTGGCCATCGCACTGGCCTCGGCGCGCTACGCGCGGCGCAAGGCGGGCGAAGTCGCCCTGCTCCGAGCGCTAGGCACGCCGCGACGCAAGGT
This genomic interval carries:
- a CDS encoding ABC transporter ATP-binding protein — translated: MSDSSRVLLEVADVSKSVFGPEGQLDILSGVNLAVAAGESFAIVGASGSGKTTLLGLLAGLDVPTAGSIRLDGQSLGAMDEEARAAVRRRLVGFVFQSFHLLPALTAEENVMLPLELEGDDHARERAHAALEAVGLAARRRHYPAQLSGGEQQRVALARAFVHRPRILFADEPTGNLDQHTGEHVGDLLFDMNREHHTTLILVTHDPRLAARCARQAELREGRLGVPA